GAAGCTTTATTTTCAACTCATTCCTTACATGGTTTATACGGTAAATGGTTTTATCAACACTTTGCACCAAAGCCACGACTCTTTATTTTTGGAGCGGGGGAGGATGCGAAACCTCTTGTTCGGTTTGCAAAAGAAGTAAACTTTGTTGTAACAGTTTGTGATTGGCGTGAATCGTTATGTAATTCTTTACATTTTCCGAGTGCAGATGTTTGTATGAATGGGTTTCCGAAAGAGATTGTACCACGACTTCTATTAAGAGAAGAAGATTTTGTTGTGATTATGACTCACCATTTTCAACGCGATCAGCAATTGGTTGAACTGTTATTGAAACAATGTGTTCGCTATATTGGTATTTTAGGTCCACGTCACCGCACTGCTCGTCTATTAGAAGGAAAGGCGATACCAAAAAATATTCATTCTCCGGTAGGGCTTGCAATTGGTGGAAAAGGGCCAACTGAAATAGCGATTAGTATCATAGCTGAAATCATCCAAGAATTAAGGGGGAAGTAAAATAAAGATTGCAGGGATATATTTAGCTGCTGGAAACAGTCGAAGGATGGGGCCAGGAATAAATAAATTATACTTACCATTACAGGGGAAACCACTTGGAAACATAGCGTTACAAGCGGCATTTTCTTCAAGGCTCTCTCATATTATTGTTGTTACAAATGACCCCACGTGGATATTAAAGAGGATGTGCCGTGAAAATGTGTATATTCTTTCTTGTCCAAACGCTGATAAGGGACAGTCATATTCTCTTCAGTGTGGTGTTAAAATGGCGAAAAAAATAAATGTAGATGCAGTGGTTGTTCTTTTGGCGGATCAACCATTCGTTACAGCTGAATTTATTAATAAGATAATGGATTGCTATGAGCAAAATAAAAACATTCATTTTGTAGCAGCGAGTTATAGGGGAGTAAGGCAACCTCCTGTTTTATTTACAAAGAAAGTGTTTCCGTTTTTTAAAGCGTTGAAAGGGGATGAAGGAGCACGTGCAATTTTTATGAAGCCTACGATAAATGGAATTTCATTGTTGTCTCAAAATGACAAAATATTTTTTGATATCGATACATGGGAAAAATATCAACAGGTGAAACAAAAATATGCGGATTGATATGGTGTTTGAATTACAATGTAGTAGACATAGAACTATGTCAAAAAGAGCCGGAATTTCTCAATATAGAAATTTGGCTCTTTTTACGTTGATATTATTTTGTGAAATTGGTCGTTTGAATCGATTTTGGATCTCAATTTGTAAGGTTCATACGATTTTGTGCATGCTGTAAAGCAAGTGGAGTAACGTTCTCCCTGTTAGGATCTACAATCGTTGTATTTAATAAAATGGAATCTAAACTTCCGCGAAATTCTGTCATATAGTGTTGTCTTAACATTTGTTGTTCCTATTTTTCAGTTTTTTTAGTCCGGAAGCTTTTTCTTTTTTTGCTAATTCATTAATGCGAAATAATATATTTTTCATTTTGTTCACCTCTTTTAACTATAAATTAGTAACTCACTAATTTATAATGATTTTGATATTTCTTTTTGATTATGTCAATAGTTGTAAATGAAAAAGACACTCCTTTTTTAAAAAAGGTGTCTAACTAGATTACATTAGGTTTATCCATCATTTTTATAAATGATTTCTATTAAAATAATTCATTTTATTTATTTGCATTCTAAATATATAATAGCGATTAGGTGAGTGCACAGGAACAGCTATTTAATTGCCCTTCTTTTCGGAATGCTATTTGTGCATAAATCGTTCGATTTAATAAGTCGTTTAGATAGTTAATCAATGATTTTTTAGGGAATCGCTCAAGCTCGCAGAATAGAAAATATATGAGATTGTTACTAAAACCAACTAATTTCATGAGAATGATTATTTTTATTGGTGTCTCGGTGAACAATGGACTGCATTTCTGCGTAAGAGAAAACTATGTAACCTACATATTAACTTTTTCATTATTATGAAGATATGGTTATAACAAGAAAAACATCCGGAAATTATATTTTAGCTTTATATAAAACAAAAGAATGATCGTACAACAGGAGGAGTAAGTATGGAGCTGCGCCATTTGAAAACTTTTATTATTGTAGCGGAAAGCGGTGGCTTTACACGGGCTGGAGAACAACTTGGGTATACGCAATCGACAATTACTAATCATATTCGATCATTAGAAGAAGAGATTGGAAATCCATTATTTGATCGTCTTGGAAAAAAGGTAATTTTAACTGATGTAGGGGAGCATATGCTTTCTTATGCGCATAAAATATTGGAATTATCAAATGAAGCATTGGAATCATCTCAAATGAACGGGAAATTTTCAGGGACAATACGCATTGGAGCGAATGAGTCTTTAATGATTTATCGATTACCTGCTGTTTTATATGAATTTAAAAGGAAGTATCCGCAAGTACATATCATTTTACAACCATCAGAGAGTCAAGAATTGCACAATGAGCTAAAATCAGGAAAATTTGATTTCGCTTTATTTACACATCCGGAGCAACTAGGTACAGACATTGTTACTCATTCTCTTGTTCAAGAGAAGATTGTGCTTATTGCTCCGCCCAAACATCCACTAACAAAAAAGGTGAGCGTTAGTCCTGCTGATTTAGAAGGAGAAATGTTGTTGCTTACAGAGCCAGGGAGTTACCGAGATTTGTTAGAAAGACGGATTAAAGAAGATGGTATTAATTGTTCTCATATTCATTTTTGGAGTATTGAAGCGATTAAGCAAACCGTTATGTGTGGGCTAGGGATATCTTATTTACCGTTTATAACGGTAAAGGAAGAAATCGAGCAAGGCAAGCTAAGTGTACTACCATGGACGTATAGTAAAGATTTCGTTACAACGGAATTGGCATATCATAAAAGCAAATGGTTAACTCCTGCAATGAAGAAATTAATTGAAATGATAGAAAAGCATGCAGAGAAATGGAAAGAATTCGCTTGATTCTCTGATCTGAAAGTAGGCTGGAAACTATATATTGGGGGAAAAGTAATGAATGAAAGAGTAATAAATGAAAGAGTGAAAGAAGTAGCGCTTGTCGTAATAGGATCATTATTGTTTGCGATTGGGATTAACTTTTTTGCTATTCCAAATCGGTTATCTGAAGGTGGAGTTATTGGGCTTACAGTTATTACATATTATTTGTTTGAATGGTCACCAGGTACTGTAAACCTTTTAATAAATGCAGTATTACTTGCAATTGGGTATAAGTTTTTTGATAGAAAGACAATGGTGTATACAATACTTGGTATTGTCTCTTCATCTTTCTTTTTATATATCACAGAAGATATAGCGACTCCGGTAAATCATGATACATTGTTAGCAGCTCTATTTGCGGGTGTTTTCGTTGGTGTTGGTTTAGGATTTATGTTCCGTGCAGGTGGTACATCAGGTGGATCTGCAATCATAGCACAATTAGCAAACCAATATTTAGGTTGGAGTGTTGGAAAAGGTGTATTAATTATTGATATCGTCGTTATTGCAGGTTCAGTATTTATTATTGGGCAGGAAAAAGCGATGTATACGCTGGTAGCGGTATTTATCGGTGCAAAGGTTATTGATTTTATTGTAGAAGGATTGAATACAAAGACTGCTGTAACAATTATTTCAAACTATCCAGACATGATCAGAGAATCCATTATGAAGAGTATGACACGAGGTGTAACAGTACTAGATGGGAAAGGTGGTTACACAGGAAATAACAAAGAAGTATTATATGTTGTCATCAATAAACAAGAGCTCATTCAATTAAAGAAAGTCGTGAGCCAAAAAGATGAAAATGCATTCGTTGTCATTCACGATGTGCGTGATGTATTAGGTGGTGGTTTTAAAGCGAGTTAAAAAAGCTGGTCTTCAAATTTTGAGGACCAGCTTTTTGTTTAAGGAGGTAAAAAAATAATCATTAGTTTATAGTTTTAAGAAACAACGTCATAACAAATACTCAAAAAAANANANANANANATATATATANNNNNNNNNNNNNNNNNNNNNNNNNNNNNNNNNNNNNNNNNNNNNNNNNNNNNNNNNNNNNNNNNNNNNNNNNNNNNNNNNNNNNNNNNNNNNNNNNNNNTNTNTNTNTNTNTTTTTTGAGTATCGTTTGAATGCAGTATAATTTATGCTGTTGTATTCATTGGTTCAATGTCAAAAGAAATTTCTTTAGCTGCTTCTAAAGCTATTCTTTTAGCTTCTTGTTTAGAAAATGATGCTGCTAAAACGTAGCCGCACCGATCCCCCATTGATTTAGGAGGTTTTAGGATACTTCCCTTTTTAGGTTTTATATATACTTCTTCTACACCAGGATATTTAGAGCTACGCTTTTTTCCTGTAGCTCGAATTAATTTCCCTCTATAAGCGACTGTTAAGTAGTGCGTATATACATATTTATAATGTTTTTTATTCAGTGAAGGTTTATTTCCTAACATTAACTGAATCGTTTCCTGTACTAAGTTGATTCCATGTCCAACTTCAATCATACGATTCATAGCTCCGCCTGATATCCTTGGGTTTATCTCAATTAACTTCCAAATACCATTTACTCTGCGGAGCTCCAGATGACAAGCACCATTTTTTATATCAAAAGCATGTACAACAGAATGAATAGCGTTAAGAAGACTATAATGTAGTTTAGTGTCTAATTGTCCTAACAAAGAATAACCAGTGACGATAAAACGTTCAAAAAATGTAATTTCTTGTTCAATCACTGCAATAATATGAACCTTTTTATTGTGAACTAAAACTTCAACTAAGTACTGAGGTCCATCTACATATTCTTCAAGTAGAATTTCTTCATTAGGTCGTTTTTTTAAAAGGGTTTGCATAGATGAAATTAATTGATCTCTATCCTTTGCCAACAATACATCTTTTGATCCTGCTGATTCAGGGGATTTAACGACAAGAGGAAATTTCATCTCTACAGTTTTAAGAAAAGATGATAAGGATTCTGTTGGTTTGTAAATTAAATAATTGAGTGAAATCGGTAAATTCTTAAGCACGTTACGGGTCAATATTTTATTTTCCATATGATAAATTGCGTCAGTAGATACCATACTTTTACAGAACTTCTCAGACAAACATGCAGCGACATAAACAAAATAATCAATAAAACTAAAAATTCCTTTTATATTTTTCCCTGTTTTTTTTAGATTGTGGATTACTGTAATTAAATTATCATAATCATTTATATCGGTAAATATCATCTGATGTACATCCGGAAATTCACTTCGTTCTTCAAGAAATCTTTTTTGGTCTGTTAACAAAACCGTAAAGAAATTAAGTTTCTCTGCTGCTTTAATTGCTTCCCTACTCGATCCAGATTTATTTGTTTCAATAAAAACAATAGTATTCATAATCTTACCCCACCCTATCTTTACTTGTTTTTATAAAATAAGCTCTGTTATCTATATAAATAGAATATAAAAATGGGACAAAGGTTGTTCTTAATCTTTTGAAAATTGGTTAAATGTGGAAAGAATATGAATATATATAAGTTGAATTTGATCTGTATGTTGAAAAAGAACTTTAGAAAGAGGGGAAGGGAACCAATATGACTATAATTGGTATGCTTCATCATCGAGAAGATCCAAGAAACGTAAGGAGAGCATATGCTTGTGCCGCTGTAGCAAAAGCTGAAGGTGTCAACTTCTTTTACTTTACCCCAGGGAAAGTAAAAATAGAAAATCAAACGATTTTAGGAAAAATCTATGAAAACGGCGAGTGGATTGAAAAAGAATTTTCTTTTCCCGATGTCATTTATAATGCAAGTGCTCCTGTTAGTGATAAAACTGAGAAAATCTTTGATTATCTATACGATAGGATTCCATTCACAAGTCATTCGATTGGAGATAAATTAAGTGTATATAACAGAATTAAAAAAGCAAAAGAGTTTGAACAATATCTTATTCCTTTTTATGAATTAACTGATGCTAGCAAGTTTTTTGACATGATTAAGCGCTATAAAAAAGTTATTATCAAACCGATGTCTGGGCATCAAGGTGGGGGCATCGTTTTTATTGAAAAATATGGGGTAGAGCATTACAAAATGAATGAGGCAGGGCAAATCTCATCTATTAATGAAAAACAATTGTTAGACTTTATATCTCATAAAATACAAGAACAAGATTACCTAGTTCA
This sequence is a window from Bacillus pseudomycoides DSM 12442. Protein-coding genes within it:
- a CDS encoding XdhC family protein — translated: MTSVHTVLEALLSCEQRCALATIIHVEGSAYCKEGTIMLFGEDGTKVGMLSAGCLEEEVSIYAAEVIENQTWSIHQFNTKAEDDLSWGMGCNGIIRILVEHIDEEYKAFLQTLYEYLKKGISVRMIKNLSSLQTLFVSENGDMFGNEEALFSTHSLHGLYGKWFYQHFAPKPRLFIFGAGEDAKPLVRFAKEVNFVVTVCDWRESLCNSLHFPSADVCMNGFPKEIVPRLLLREEDFVVIMTHHFQRDQQLVELLLKQCVRYIGILGPRHRTARLLEGKAIPKNIHSPVGLAIGGKGPTEIAISIIAEIIQELRGK
- a CDS encoding ATP-grasp domain-containing protein, which gives rise to MNTIVFIETNKSGSSREAIKAAEKLNFFTVLLTDQKRFLEERSEFPDVHQMIFTDINDYDNLITVIHNLKKTGKNIKGIFSFIDYFVYVAACLSEKFCKSMVSTDAIYHMENKILTRNVLKNLPISLNYLIYKPTESLSSFLKTVEMKFPLVVKSPESAGSKDVLLAKDRDQLISSMQTLLKKRPNEEILLEEYVDGPQYLVEVLVHNKKVHIIAVIEQEITFFERFIVTGYSLLGQLDTKLHYSLLNAIHSVVHAFDIKNGACHLELRRVNGIWKLIEINPRISGGAMNRMIEVGHGINLVQETIQLMLGNKPSLNKKHYKYVYTHYLTVAYRGKLIRATGKKRSSKYPGVEEVYIKPKKGSILKPPKSMGDRCGYVLAASFSKQEAKRIALEAAKEISFDIEPMNTTA
- a CDS encoding LysR family transcriptional regulator, with protein sequence MELRHLKTFIIVAESGGFTRAGEQLGYTQSTITNHIRSLEEEIGNPLFDRLGKKVILTDVGEHMLSYAHKILELSNEALESSQMNGKFSGTIRIGANESLMIYRLPAVLYEFKRKYPQVHIILQPSESQELHNELKSGKFDFALFTHPEQLGTDIVTHSLVQEKIVLIAPPKHPLTKKVSVSPADLEGEMLLLTEPGSYRDLLERRIKEDGINCSHIHFWSIEAIKQTVMCGLGISYLPFITVKEEIEQGKLSVLPWTYSKDFVTTELAYHKSKWLTPAMKKLIEMIEKHAEKWKEFA
- a CDS encoding YheC/YheD family protein, with amino-acid sequence MTIIGMLHHREDPRNVRRAYACAAVAKAEGVNFFYFTPGKVKIENQTILGKIYENGEWIEKEFSFPDVIYNASAPVSDKTEKIFDYLYDRIPFTSHSIGDKLSVYNRIKKAKEFEQYLIPFYELTDASKFFDMIKRYKKVIIKPMSGHQGGGIVFIEKYGVEHYKMNEAGQISSINEKQLLDFISHKIQEQDYLVQQFISCQMKTGHVYDFRLHVQRNGEGKWVITSIFPRIGPLGSIVSNMGSGGYSTYLEIFLKTEFDDNWYNIQRYLERFAVSFVNHFDSLYDSVSFDELGIDVGIDADQKLWLFEVNWRPGAPSIFNLELDVVRNTIHYARYLANKYKQNRG
- a CDS encoding nucleotidyltransferase family protein is translated as MKIAGIYLAAGNSRRMGPGINKLYLPLQGKPLGNIALQAAFSSRLSHIIVVTNDPTWILKRMCRENVYILSCPNADKGQSYSLQCGVKMAKKINVDAVVVLLADQPFVTAEFINKIMDCYEQNKNIHFVAASYRGVRQPPVLFTKKVFPFFKALKGDEGARAIFMKPTINGISLLSQNDKIFFDIDTWEKYQQVKQKYAD
- a CDS encoding YitT family protein, which translates into the protein MNERVINERVKEVALVVIGSLLFAIGINFFAIPNRLSEGGVIGLTVITYYLFEWSPGTVNLLINAVLLAIGYKFFDRKTMVYTILGIVSSSFFLYITEDIATPVNHDTLLAALFAGVFVGVGLGFMFRAGGTSGGSAIIAQLANQYLGWSVGKGVLIIDIVVIAGSVFIIGQEKAMYTLVAVFIGAKVIDFIVEGLNTKTAVTIISNYPDMIRESIMKSMTRGVTVLDGKGGYTGNNKEVLYVVINKQELIQLKKVVSQKDENAFVVIHDVRDVLGGGFKAS